Proteins encoded in a region of the Quercus lobata isolate SW786 chromosome 8, ValleyOak3.0 Primary Assembly, whole genome shotgun sequence genome:
- the LOC115957895 gene encoding cellulose synthase-like protein H1 produces MANPIALPLYKKIPRKNTLQRLFDILIFFLLLSLLIYRFLFLKNHGLTWLLAFLCESWFTFTWALVISTKWNPVEYKTHPDRLLQWVPELPSVDMFVTTADPVLEPPIITVNTVLSLLAIDYPAHKLACYVSDDGCSPITYYSLVEASKFAKLWVPFCKKYNIHVRAPFRYFSSNPQTFGGSSSDFQQEWKRMKDEYERLSHKIEDAVQKSVPSDFNGDFAEFSNIERRNHPAIIKVIWENKTNLLDELPHLVYISREKRPKHPHHYKAGAMNVLARVSGLMTNAPYMLNVDCDMFVNNPKTALHAMCPLLDSKSENKIAFSQFPQVFYGGLKDDPYGNQMVVLFKYMVHGIAGLQGPFYGGTGCFHSRKVIYGLSPDDVDSENEKTANNILSNFGSSKELIKSGANALKGKTNPPPNLSNSIQASYQVSGSGYEYGTSWGTKVGWKYGSTTEDIHTGLMIHKRGWRSALLSPNPPAFLGCAPSGGASVATQQKRWVTGLLEILFSKSCPIFATLFGELQFRQCLAYLWVLMWGLRSIPELCYAALPAYCLITNSHFLPKVQEPTLYVLVAIFIIYNVYTLSEYLRSGQSVRAWWNNQRMSRINTMNAWLFGFLSVILKLLGISETVFEVTQKDQSSDDASDAEAGRFTFNESPIFLPGTTILVVHLTALVVSLLKLQPPARDGQGSGLGEVFCSVYLVLCFWPFLKGLFGKGRHGIPSSTICKSIAFALLFVYFCRRATIG; encoded by the exons ATGGCCAACCCGATCGCTCTCcctctatataaaaaaatcccaCGTAAAAACACTTTACAAAGACTCTTTGATATCCTaatcttcttccttctcctttctCTTCTTATTTATCGTTTTCTCTTCCTCAAAAATCATGGTCTCACTTGGTTGCTTGCCTTCCTATGCGAGTCATGGTTCACCTTCACTTGGGCTCTCGTCATCAGCACCAAATGGAATCCTGTTGAATATAAAACGCATCCAGACCGACTCTTACAATG GGTACCTGAACTTCCATCGGTGGACATGTTTGTGACAACTGCGGACCCTGTGCTAGAACCACCTATCATCACAGTAAACACCGTGCTCTCTTTGTTGGCAATTGATTATCCAGCTCACAAGCTAGCTTGTTACGTATCAGATGATGGTTGTTCTCCAATCACTTACTACTCTCTTGTGGAAGCCTCAAAGTTTGCCAAGCTTTGGGTTCCATTTTGTAAGAAGTACAATATTCATGTTAGAGCCCCCTTTCGATACTTTTCTAGTAACCCCCAAACTTTCGGTGGTAGTTCAAGTGATTTTCAacaggaatggaaaagaatgaag GATGAGTATGAGCGACTTAGCCACAAAATTGAGGATGCGGTCCAAAAGTCTGTGCCAAGTGATTTTAATGGAGACTTTGCAGAATTCTCGAACATAGAACGCAGAAACCATCCAGCTATTATCAAG gTTATATGGGAGAACAAGACAAATCTTCTAGATGAATTGCCACATTTGGTTTATATATCAAGAGAGAAGCGACCAAAACATCCACATCATTACAAAGCAGGAGCCATGAATGTTCTC GCCAGAGTCTCTGGTTTGATGACGAATGCTCCCTATATGTTGAATGTAGACTGTGATATGTTTGTCAACAATCCAAAAACTGCTCTTCATGCAATGTGCCCACTACTGGATTccaagagtgaaaacaaaattgcaTTTTCTCAATTCCCACAAGTGTTCTATGGTGGATTAAAGGATGACCCATATGGTAATCAAATGGTGGTTTTATTTAAA TATATGGTGCATGGAATAGCAGGACTTCAAGGACCTTTTTATGGTGGAACAGGATGCTTTCACAGTCGGAAAGTTATCTATGGTCTATCTCCAGATGATGTAGATTCGGAAAATG AAAAAACGGCTAATAACattctttcaaattttgggaGTTCAAAGGAGTTGATCAAATCAGGTGCTAATGCTTTAAAAGGGAAGACAAATCCACCACCCAATCTTTCGAATTCTATTCAGGCATCATACCAAGTCAGTGGTTCTGGTTATGAGTATGGTACTAGTTGGGGTACAAAG GTTGGCTGGAAATATGGATCGACCACAGAAGATATCCACACTGGACTAATGATCCATAAAAGAGGTTGGAGGTCGGCCCTTTTATCACCAAACCCACCGGCCTTTTTAGGGTGCGCACCCTCAGGTGGGGCTTCCGTAGCAACCCAACAAAAGAGGTGGGTAACAGGCCTACTTGAAATTCTTTTTAGCAAAAGTTGTCCTATATTTGCTACTCTCTTTGGAGAGCTTCAATTTAGGCAATGTTTGGCATATTTATGGGTCCTCATGTGGGGCCTACGCTCCATCCCCGAGCTATGCTATGCTGCTTTGCCTGCGTATTGTCTCATCACCAACTCCCACTTCTTGCCCAAG GTGCAAGAACCAACACTATATGTACTAGTTGCTATCTTCATCATTTACAACGTATACACTTTATCCGAGTACCTAAGAAGCGGCCAATCAGTTCGAGCATGGTGGAATAATCAAAGAATGTCACGAATAAACACAATGAATGCATGGTTATTCGGATTTCTCAGTGTGATACTTAAGCTCTTAGGAATATCTGAGACAGTCTTTGAAGTAACACAGAAAGACCAATCTAGTGATGATGCCAGTGATGCTGAAGCAGGAAGGTTCACCTTCAACGAGTCCCCAATTTTCTTGCCTGGTACAACCATTTTGGTGGTGCACTTGACAGCGTTGGTTGTAAGTTTATTAAAGTTGCAACCTCCAGCTCGTGATGGGCAAGGGTCTGGGCTAGGGGAGGTATTTTGTAGTGTGTATTTGGTGTTATGCTTCTGGCCATTTTTGAAGGGATTATTTGGGAAAGGAAGACATGGGATTCCCTCATCTACAATATGCAAGTCAATTGCTTTTGCATTACTTTTTGTGTACTTTTGTAGAAGGGCTACAATAGGTTGA